The genomic region AACTTGTCGATGGCGTTGCCGACGCCGGTGTCCATCGTCTCGCCCAGCACCCGGTACCGGCCGTTCCGGTAGCCGAGCAGGTGGGCGTTCGCACCGCTGGCGTTCAGGCACACCGGCGAGTCGAAGCCGGACTGCTGGCGGCCGATCTCGAGGTGGGCCACCATGTGGTTGACGCCGACGAGCGGCACGTCGAGCGTCTGGGCCAGTGCGCGCGCCGCGGTGCCGACGGTTCGAAGACACGGGCCGAGGCCTGGCCCCTGCGAGAACGCGACCGCGTCGATGTCGCCATCGGCTTCTTCGAGGACGGTCCCGACGACTTCCGGGATGGCCTCGTGCATGTGCTCGGCCGCCTCGCGCGGATGAATGCCGCCGCTCTCCGGCTGGTAGGCGTCCGATTCGATAAAAATCGCGTCCGCGTCGTCAGCGGCCCCGGTATCGTACAGCGCGGCGCTCGCACACCACGCCGTACCCTCGATACCGAGGACTCGCATCTATTCCCACTCGGTGTAGGAGCACTTGCCGCAGTGCTTGCGGTCGCCGTAGTCGCCGAGGAACGTGTCGCCACAGCGCGGGCACTGCTCTTTCGTCGGGTTGCCGTCCTCGTCGTAGTATTCGTAGCGCGCCATGATTTAGGCCTCCTCGCCCTCTTCGGCGCCGACGATCTTGTTTCGCTCGAGCATGTGCTCCTGCTCGACCTCCTGTGCGCGCTCGGCGGAGTCGTAGACCTTCGCGTAGCCGACGGTCTTGCGCATGCCGAACTTGGTGTCGAGCTTGCGCACGACGACCTCGTCCGCGTCCTTGTTCAGCTTGGCCGCGAGGGAGTCGCGGACGGAGAGGCGCGAGGGAGTCGCTTCCTCGTGGACCATCTCGAACGTAACGTCCGTACGGTGCAACATGGGGTTCTCCTCTTCGGAGATGATGTCGATGTCCATGATATCCAGTTACCAGTTACTTCCCCTCGTAGCGGGTAAAAGGATTTCGAAGTGAAGGGTCTCGTGTCCGGTTTCCAGACCGAGCCGACGCTCCGCGGCGGCCGCAGCCTGTTGTCAGAACAGTGACCAGAACTGGTCGTGGTCGCCGTCCATCCGCTCGACCAGTTCGCGGATGTCGGCCTGAATGGCCTCGGTGACGCGGACGTGGACCATGCCCTCGTCGGGCTGGCCGTAGACGACGCTCGCACCGACGGGGGCCGCGAGAATCGCGGGCAAGGTGGCGAGGTCCTCCTCGCCGTCGACGAGGATGGTCGTCGGCTCGTCGGCCGCCAGCCCGTCCTGGATGGCGACGACGAGGGCCTCGGTCAGCGCGCCCGCCGGGTTCGAGACGGTGACGTCGGGGTCGACGACGACCTCGTGTATTTCGTCGTCGACGCGGTCGCGCTTGGTGTACTCGTCGACGAGCGCCACGTCCGGTCGGCGGTCAGCCTGCAGGAAGTGATAGGTGACGATGTCGCCGACGGCCACGAGCGGGCCGTCGACGTCCCGGAGAAGAATCTCTGCATCGGTCTCGACGGGACCCAGTGGGTCCTTGAACGCGCTCCGAAGCGCTCTGGGTAGGGTGAGCAAGACGTCGTCGCCGCGCGCTTCGTCGGGCACGTTATCTGACTTTGAGGGCGTACTTGCCCGGCTCCGTGACCTCCATCTCGCGGGCGATCTCGGAGTCCTCGGGGTGGGCGATGATGACGTAGCCGGCCCAGTCCTCGGTCAGCGAGGTGGAGCCACAGCCGTCACACGAGTCGAGGTCGGGCTCGTTCACCCGGTGACAGTCTCGACAGACGACTCGGTTCTTCGCCATCTAATCACCCGCCTGCGCTTCGCGACTGTTGCGCTCGTCCTCGAGCCACCCGTGCTTGCCGAGGCCGGGCTGTTTCGCCGTGAGCCCGATCTTGGAGTCCCGCGGGTTGCGCTCGTCGATGCTCTTGGTGACGATGCGCGTGCGGACGGCGTCGTCGACGCCGAGCGTGCGGTTGGACTCGTTCGAGGCGAGTTGCTGGTTCTCCGGGTCGAACGCGAGGTACTCGTCGGAGATCTGGGAGACGTGGAGCAGTCCGTCCACGGGGCCGATGCCGACGAAGGCACCGAACTCGACGACCTCGACGACCGTCCCGTCGACGACCTCCTGCATCTGCGGGTCGAACGTGACGGCGTCGAAGTCCGCCTCGTAGTAGACGCCCGGACGGTTCGGGAGGACCGCGCCCTCACCGATGTCGTGGACCTTCGTGACAGAGACGACGCTGCCCACGTCCTCGTCCATCCGTCCTTCGAGCTTGTCCTGCAGCAGTTTCTTCACGAGTTCCGGGGAGACGTCCCCGAGTTCCTCCGGCGGCACCTCGACCGTGTCTTTGAGCCTGACGCGCTTGTACATCTGTTATGGTTGAGTGATTGCGAGTTTGTTCCTGCCACGTAAAGCTATTACCGGAATACCCGTGTCGAGCACCCGGTCTCGCAGCGGCAGGTCGTTCGTGACGACGTAGTCGACCTGCCCTTCGCGGGCGAGTTCGACCAGGGCGTCGTCGGCGTACGATTCGTCCGTGTCCACGATGAGACAGCGTTCGGTCGCCAGGTCGTGTCCGACGTTCGCGGCGGTGCCCTCCTGTCCACCCTTCTCCGAGA from Haloarchaeobius sp. HME9146 harbors:
- a CDS encoding 30S ribosomal protein S27ae, whose protein sequence is MARYEYYDEDGNPTKEQCPRCGDTFLGDYGDRKHCGKCSYTEWE
- a CDS encoding 30S ribosomal protein S24e, whose protein sequence is MDIDIISEEENPMLHRTDVTFEMVHEEATPSRLSVRDSLAAKLNKDADEVVVRKLDTKFGMRKTVGYAKVYDSAERAQEVEQEHMLERNKIVGAEEGEEA
- a CDS encoding GTP-dependent dephospho-CoA kinase family protein, which encodes MPDEARGDDVLLTLPRALRSAFKDPLGPVETDAEILLRDVDGPLVAVGDIVTYHFLQADRRPDVALVDEYTKRDRVDDEIHEVVVDPDVTVSNPAGALTEALVVAIQDGLAADEPTTILVDGEEDLATLPAILAAPVGASVVYGQPDEGMVHVRVTEAIQADIRELVERMDGDHDQFWSLF
- the spt4 gene encoding transcription elongation factor subunit Spt4 produces the protein MAKNRVVCRDCHRVNEPDLDSCDGCGSTSLTEDWAGYVIIAHPEDSEIAREMEVTEPGKYALKVR
- a CDS encoding DNA-directed RNA polymerase produces the protein MYKRVRLKDTVEVPPEELGDVSPELVKKLLQDKLEGRMDEDVGSVVSVTKVHDIGEGAVLPNRPGVYYEADFDAVTFDPQMQEVVDGTVVEVVEFGAFVGIGPVDGLLHVSQISDEYLAFDPENQQLASNESNRTLGVDDAVRTRIVTKSIDERNPRDSKIGLTAKQPGLGKHGWLEDERNSREAQAGD
- a CDS encoding PIN domain-containing protein; protein product: MTHRVALDTSSLMMPVELDVRLFDELDRLLEAADLVAPQAVVEELRRLSEKGGQEGTAANVGHDLATERCLIVDTDESYADDALVELAREGQVDYVVTNDLPLRDRVLDTGIPVIALRGRNKLAITQP